The following nucleotide sequence is from Ochotona princeps isolate mOchPri1 chromosome 24, mOchPri1.hap1, whole genome shotgun sequence.
CTATGTACAGTATACAGCTCTATCAACATAAAACACAGGTATTTATAGATGTGGACAGCGGACAGGTCCGAGGAGGTCTAGGGACATACGCCGTGGGTGGGGGGCAAGGGAGGGGGTGACAAGGGGCTGCTGCTCGCCTGGCATGAAGGAGAGGCGAAAAAGCGACGGATGAGCCACGGACAAGCAAGGCCTTCCGAGGTCAGAGGGGGGGACACTTCCGCCACTGCCAGGGCCACCTTGTGGGACCAGCAGACAACAGCTAAGATTTGGTTTATTTTGGGAGCTTTTGTGCAAAAAGAATGAATtcatccaaaacaaacaaaacaaaaacaaacaaaaaatccacaaaacCCAAGGGTGGGTTTCTCACAGGAGTGGCTGGTCCCACGCAGCCCCCCAGGGAGCCTGAAGAAGAGCTCCCCTCTCTGACCCACCCTGGTGGGAGAAGGGGGCGGAAGGACCCACAGACCACCATTGGCGGAACAAGCAAAACCCTCTCTGACCTTCCGGCAGCAGCCCAACTCGGCTAGGCCCCAATATCAACGAAACAGCAGGTCCTGGGCCTCCTGGGCAGGAGCTCCCCAACCTGGAGGGCTGCCACTTGCtgcccagctctctgtggccttgtGGTCtgacagaaccaggctggcttgggaggcccagagggaAGCCCCCGGCCCCCTCAGCTCGTACCAGATCCCTGCCCCTAGCCCCCACGCACCAGGGAGGGTCACTGCTCACATCTGTCCCTGGGCACGGTGCTGGGCAGGTAACGCGGAGCTCCTGAGGCCCCGCCCTGCTTCATCTCCCGAAAACAGCAGCGAGACCGTTGGCTGGCAGCAGCCCGGGCACAAGTACGTTAAATAAAGAACTAAAGCAAAGCACGGGTTCGTCTATTAAGGCTCAGTTAAGCTGCCTCCCAGGTTAAATGCTCCTGAGCGCTGTGGCCCCAGGTACAgggggggcaggcaggcaggggcctgggggCAGAGACCTTGCATGACCCCAGGGAgtgggggacagggcaggggggTAGGACCATGGGGGAGCCCTGTGCTGGTCTAGATCTAGGAGGCTGGGGATGCCCCCGTCAGGGGAGCTGAGGCTCTGCCTGCCCGAGCAGGCTCTAGGGGACAGCAGGAGGACAGGGGCTGGCACTCCAGGCTGCTGGGTCTCCTGGGACTCCCTCCTGGCCAGGACTGAGGCTTGACAGGGGAGGGCGTGGACAGGGTCCCTCTCCACAGTCTCGCTGTGTGCGTCCGAGGGAGCGGGCACAGAGCTGGTGGACACTGAGGCCATCCAGGCTTCTCCAGGGGTCCACACACTCACTCGGCCCTACTCAGCCACCAGGCGGCAGGAGACGCTGCCCAGCTGCCACTTCCACCCATGAGTGGTTCCCGGCCACCCCCTCCAAGCCCAGCTTATCTTTTCGGGGGTGAggctggagggggagggatggggatcATGGCTGGAGGACCTGGGGACttggggcaggcaggaaggagggcctgggggaggccttggcttgGGCCCCAGGCCTGGAGGGGTCACAATCGGGGAGGTCTTAGAGGCCCCTGCCTTGGAGTCTCTGAGGCCGATTTTCCAGTCCGTGGAGAAATACTGCGAGGACGATCTTGGGGCGGGGGCTGGGCCCGGGCCCGGCACGCTCCTAGTGCTTCTCAGCCTGACTGACCTGCAGGGCGCTGATGACGCCACTGATGTTCTCTTCCGGTACCTGGGCAGGGGAAGGacacccgcccgcccgcccgcccgcccgcaggTGAGCTGTGACCACGCCCCAGCCCCCGCCCTCGAACTCCACTCCCAATGGGAGCCCAGAGCCCGGCCATTGCCCCGCCCCCATGGACCCAGGACCCCGCCCCCAGCGCTGGCCCCGCCCCTAGCCCCCACTCACCAGTGCATGGTCGAACTTGAAGGTACTGATGTAGTAGGCAGGGATGTCTGCCGCAGCCAGGGGCTCGGAGATCTGGGCCACGATGCCGCATTCATCTAGGAGGCAGGGCGCATTCAGATGCCTCGGCCTGGCTGCTCCGCCTGCAAGgtccctcagcaggcagtgtcCACCCCTCACCCATCCCCAGAGCCCTGGGGTTTGGCTCTTAGCTTCCTCTTCCGCCTCCTCGCCTTCCTCCTCTGAGCTTAGTGTGACCCCGTGCCCTGCGAGGCTCACCAAATCCCAGTGGCTGCCCGCCGATGCGCACCATCTTCCACAGCTCCCTGGATGCGCTGGTGAACAGCAGGTTCCCAGGAAACCTACGTGGGGTGAGAGAGGGGGGCCCCCTCGAGATTaaccatacatccctcacccaccctGGTGCTCCCCCCCATGAGGCAGGGCCAGTCTTCAGGTGCAGCTGAGACAAGGGGGCAGCTGGCCTGATTCACTCAACGGaaacagctgggggtggggtgggctgggtggGATTCGGGCACACATGGCCCAGGGGCTGTGGTCCCCCACACCCTTCCCATGGCGGGCACTGTGCTAGTCCCCCATCCCCTCTCACCTCTGCTGGGTCTGCACGTCCATCACCAGGGAGATGTAGCCCTCgatgagggagaaggagaagaagcgGATGTGGCCGCAGTCTTCGCCAGTGGCAGCCATGGGGTCCTTCACTCTGGGGGGGCCAGGGAGTGGGTGAAGGGGCACTAAGACAACCttgtccccaccccctgccctgcctccctggtGTTCTTAGCGACATGGGGTGGCATTCATGGGGTCAGGCACCACACTTCACAGGGCTGCTGGCGTCTGTCCCATGAGGCCACCTTCCAGGGCAGCTCCATGCCTCCCCCCCTCAGCCGGCAGTCCTGGGGTCCCTACCCATTGGAGTAGAACATGACGTCCATGAGGAGGGTGGCAACAGTGGGCAGTGTGTCGGGGTCCAGGCTGGTCACACAGAACCTGTTGCTTGGGCTGGACAGTGGGTGGATCACTGGCCTCTGGACTGCGggagggagaaagacagggacactgcagccaggaCAGCGTGGGTGGTCCAGGAAGAGGGTCCTGAGATGCAACCGCCTCAGGCAGGACCCAGAGGAGCCTTCTCAGCTTCCATCACCGCCCGTGGTGCTCCTGTGACTCCGCCCAGGGGCCCctgggcctttgcatgtgctgctgGGGATAGATTTTCCCTGCCCACACCATCCGGCTCCGCTCCTACCTGTTCCCCAAACTCTGGCTCAGGCCCAGGCAGACATGAACAGCCGAATCCAGCCAGGTCATGCCTGGTGCTCGGAGGACAGAAACCTGTGCACCCGTGGGGCTccgcccctgccccgcccctgccccgccccccactCACCCATCTTGGGCTTCACGAAGCCGTTGGTGATGCTGAGGCTCTCAGCGGCTACCGTCTCGCCATTGACAACCCGCAGGATGGTGAACTCTGATGACAAGGTGTGGGTGACAAAGGGCAGGTCCCGCTCGCGTACCTGCAGAGGGTGGGGTGGgttgaggcaggtggagccaTGAGCATCCCGCAGGGAGCCCAACCCGTCCCCGCACCCAGAAGCAGGAGGAGATTGGTGGCGAGAGTGACATACTCACCAGGATGAAGTCCGTCTGGTAGGTGGACAGCATGAACACGGAGATGTTCTGGTCGGCCAGCGGGGCGATGACCGACTTAGCGATTTTGGTCACACCAatgggctgggagctggagaaGCTGCCGCCACCAGACACCACGTTCAGGGCCAGCCAGGTGGCATCCGCCACGCTCAGGTGCTCGGAGGAGGGCAGCTCTGGGGAACGGGAAACAGACAGAGAAGGTGGCTCCGTGACTGCTGGGGCCCCGCGCATCCCTGGAGGCTGGTGAGGAGCGCAGGGCTGAGACCGGCCAGCTCTGGCACCCCAGACGTGCTGTGTGATCTTGGTTGGCCcgtccctctctgggcctcagtgctATCATTGGTTAATCAGGCAAGATGAAACAGGCGCTTGCCTTGGAGCCCATGGGAAGCAGCTTATCAATACTCAGCCTCAGCTTCTGGGGCTGGAACCTGACGTCCTATGTTACCTCCTGGTCTTTACAGCCCTTGGGGAGTTGTGTGCCACTACTGGGCCACGGGGACAGACCTGCAGCTTGCAAacttggggtggaggtgggagtcCTGGGTCTCCCTCCCAGTGCAGCCAAGCCTGCGCCTTGGGTGTCTTAGCAAGGATGCCCACACTGGGGTGGGTGGTGACTGTCCTTCACGGCCCTCCTAGGAACCTGAGGGTCAAGGGCTTTCTGCCCTGACTGCCCACCTTGGGGGATGGCCACCCCATAGCAGGTGTCCGTGACCATGCACGCTATGACAAAGCTAGCCATGGCGGGCATCTGGAGGCGGTGGCCCATCAGTGGCCAGGAACTCTCCATGCATGTTTGCCTCTCTGGCTCCCGGATAAAGAATTTCGGTTTATAAAAAGACAAAGCGGCACAAGCATGCACGGCAGGCCAGCTCTGCGATGCCGAGTGGGGGTGAGTGAGTGGTGGGGTGCACTCAGAACTCGGCAGGAGGCCACGGGTGCTCACAGCCCATCCTACCCTCTCCCCATCAGCTCCAGGCCAACCCTCCAAGGTGACACTTTAAACAGTGGGGCAGCCCCTCCTAAGCCAGTAGTGGGCTCATGGGTAGGGTCAGttttaggagccaggagttccatctggtcttccatgtgggatcagggactccagcacttgggccatcttctgctgccttcccaggtgcattggcagggagccggatcagaaatggagcagccgggactcaagctggtgctcaTACCGGATACTGGTTGCTTAAccaccatgatgctggccctcAGGGGGTGATTTCTTTcagtggctggatctgagctgatggaaagccaggagcccagagcctctaggctaccacgctggacccaggggggtgattttattattttttaaaaatatttattaacttttattgcaaagtcagatatacacagaggagcagagacagagagaaagatcttctgtccaatgattcactccccaaggggctgcaatggctggaattgagccaatccaaagccaggagaccaggaacctcctccaggtcttccactcaggtgcagggtcccaaggctttgggccatcctcgactgctttcccaggccacaagcagggagttggatggcaagcagagcctccaggattagaaccagcgcccatatggaattctggtgcattcatggtgaggactttagctgctaggccactgcgccgggcccccagGGAGTGACTTTTTAATGTGTTCCTCCTTTCTACCTTCCgacaggtcacatgcagggaggaAGGAGTCACACTGACCCATCTCTGTCCTGCTTTACACACAAGGAGCTGTGACTGGGGAGGCTGTGAAGTGGAGCCGTGACTAGCTCTGTACCCCATGGAACTCCAAACTTGAGAGCCCTTGTTTCCACCCACAGACTTCTGATGCTGTGGTGGGTTCCCAGGAATGCCCTGCACTGCACCAAGCTACTGCTCATTCAGTAAACATGGAAATACATACAAGCACATGGTCTGTGCTGCACAGCCCCACACTGTGTCCACTGAGCACCCAGACCCTCTACAAACTTTTCCAGGGAACAGGGAACTCTGCTGGCTCATGCCAGTATTGTttcctaaaaagatttatttttgtttggaaggcagagttgggtCTGGTGCGATGGTTCAATctgttaatcctccacctacaagtgccaggatctctcATATGGGCggtggttcgtgtcccagcagctccacttcccacccagctccctgcttgtaccctgggaaagcagtacaggatggcccaaagccttgggaccctggccgccccctgtggaagacctggaagaagctcctggctcttggcttcagatcagctcagctctggccgttatggtcatttgggtagtgaaccagtggatggaagatcttcatctctgtctcttctttctgtaattctttccaataaaaacaaataaatctcaaaaaaaaaaaaaagtccccaggGGACCACACCCAAGTACCGCCCCTGTCATGACCAGCCTGGCTTAACAGTCTACCTCTGCACAGAACCCCACTTTTGGCATTTCCTGCCTACCACAGAGGGTCACCGAAAGCTTCCTTTTTGAGTCCCTGGGAGGGGCCAGAGTTTAGAAAGCCCCCCATGCACCTTCTACAGTGTGGATGGGGATGCTTCTAAGTCAGGGCACGAGCTGagcagcaggcccagggacatGTGCCTCTGGAGTCTTGGTCTTTGCTCCGTCCCCACTGCCCATGCTCCTCCACTGGGGAGCCCTCCAGGCTGGTCCTTCCAGCCTCTTCTCACACTCTGGTCCCCAGAAACGCCGAGTGAGTCCCAATTGCTGGGACCCGTGCCCTTCCCTGCCCCAAATGGCTTCCACCTAGGGGGAGGGGCTCTTGATTCTTCTCCTTGAGTTTGCCTCAAgtcctgcctcctccaggaagtcctccttGCTTGTGCATGTGCCAGCTGGCCTGGGGCACCGCTCTCCTTGTCTCTGGCTCCCGTGTCTCTGAGCTCTGGAGCGCCATGTTCCTCCCTGCCCAGGAGATGCCCAGGAGTGGAGAGGAAATGAGTCAACACACGTGCAACTGGCGGGTCCGGCTCCCCACGGTTCCCGACGTGCAATGGTTCAGCTGATGATTTCTCGACTTTACGATGGCAGGTGCAGAAGGACTCCCACATGACCCTCATGTCTTTTACTTTCAATGCAGAGTTCGGTGAACTGCGCGAGGCAGCCACACCTTAGTGTGAGAAGCAGGCCTAGCTGCGGGCCAATGGAAGTGCTCCCAGCACACTCAAGGTGGGCGGAGCTTAGCTATGGGGCTTGGTGGGTGAGGCGCAGCTCATGCGTTTCTACCTTATGATGTTTTCCACTCAGGATGAGCAGTGTAACCCAAGGGGCTCCTGTATTTGGTGCTACTCTAGTTGAAGGACCCCCCTCCCACCTGGTCTCCAGGACAGCACAACACAGACCTTATACCATCATAGCCTGCTACAGAGGCAAGGTCACGGTTATCAGTGCAGCCTGCTGGCAGGCCCTGAGGCTCCCTGGCTGTTCCTTGAGGCTGTCGGTGCAGAatcagcacacagcaggtgcttgccCCATGGGGGTGCTCAGAGGAAGCACCCTGGgcccctccctcccagggtgtgcagaaCCAGCACACCGAGTCCAGTCGCGTCTGTCCCCTCTGCTCACCTTTcctacacctgctgcctccagaagAGGCCGGGAGCAGCCTTGTCGTGGGAGGTGGAGCAAACAGAATATTCTGTCTCTTGGGGTTAGGTTCCTTTTGTCTGCACAGTATGCGAGTCTTAGTGCTTGGTAAAGATACAGGAGTACCCGAAAGAAAATAAgagtggggctggtgttgtggcacagggtgttaagccactgcctgccatgctaGCATCCgatgaa
It contains:
- the CASTOR2 gene encoding cytosolic arginine sensor for mTORC1 subunit 2; translated protein: MELHILEHRLQVASVAKESLPLFTYGLIKLAFLSSKTRCKFFSLTETPEDYTIIVDEEGFLELPSSEHLSVADATWLALNVVSGGGSFSSSQPIGVTKIAKSVIAPLADQNISVFMLSTYQTDFILVRERDLPFVTHTLSSEFTILRVVNGETVAAESLSITNGFVKPKMVQRPVIHPLSSPSNRFCVTSLDPDTLPTVATLLMDVMFYSNGVKDPMAATGEDCGHIRFFSFSLIEGYISLVMDVQTQQRFPGNLLFTSASRELWKMVRIGGQPLGFDECGIVAQISEPLAAADIPAYYISTFKFDHALVPEENISGVISALQVSQAEKH